A genomic stretch from Argiope bruennichi chromosome 2, qqArgBrue1.1, whole genome shotgun sequence includes:
- the LOC129959959 gene encoding OTU domain-containing protein 7B-like, producing MDVILSEFVARTSADPGLATDLLEAHEWNLHSALSAYYVMKGILPGEVPPSDAEIAAAHSKKHAVNQADDRNVVNSNNVGSRPPLKKLPAFEFEETDRKLTRGISRATDNFTLVSQARKELAEDFDTVDLCARPASLKLELPEHSFSLPDFSVFPENLREYLQRDLIETATLVSLEQAGRLNWWHSRKIGRKLWPLSTTGDGNCLLHAASLGMWGFHDRLLTLRKALHSLLMNSSYTDAFYRRWRWQTALQNKEAGLIYCEEEWEREWKNLLKLSSSEPRQSSIQRNLSEQSCSSSGTQSSDYQSEVYESLEEMHVLALAHVLKRAIIIISDTVLKDVTGEPFAPIPFGGIYLPIECPASECHRSPLCLTFDSAHFSALVPMDEENGNSELPAIIPVTDPDNKLLPLQFAVDPGPEVRWSQDENDPWVIARLTLTDKEKLTLLNEYLDIKNIEVSPENGSTEKTTCKEMNGHLAAAKFYDPYESDDSSSDHGISCTGGKSKKNKAARQFQTVAKQFGSIGRSMSKKLKHIGNMARRGGSFKGETTTIKRTSDTLKNKRTLSGLPMMSRTATIDGSLNPRQVVVAVLNTEKKHEYQKKLIQNYLTSAISRYENDKIRKNGTSYCHNGKLPALQCINPGCTMYSSPSTSYLCSTCYAKQKNTELELLQGQKNIEVINEGPLVVSGKSSFYTEVDKTVKESVEKLPVAGRLPNGPSEYKNSLFYDKFHCDNGTYPSLIPDHKCPSSGLDSHSVLKTIEESSSI from the exons ATGGATGTGATTCTGTCAGAATTTGTAGCTCGTACATCTGCAGATCCTGGATTAGCAACTGATTTATTAGAAg cTCATGAGTGGAATTTGCATTCAGCTCTATCTGCTTACTATGTTATGAAAGGTATACTTCCTGGGGAAGTTCCACCTTCAGATGCTGAGATAGCAGCAGCCCATTCTAAAAAACATGCTGTCAACCAGGCAGATGATAGAAATGTAGTGAATAGTAATAATGTTGGCAGTAGACCACCTTTAAAGAAATTACCTGCTTTTGAGTTTGAAGAAACTG atcgGAAGCTGACAAGGGGTATATCACGTGCTACTGACAATTTCACTCTGGTGTCTCAGGCTAGAAAAGAGCTTGCAGAAGATTTTGATACTGTTGATTTGTGTGCTCGACCTGCAAGCTTGAAGCTCGAACTGCCAGAGCATTCTTTTTCTTTACCAGATTTTTCTGTCTTTCCTGAAAATTTGAGAGAATATTTGCAACGTGACCTGATTGAAACAGCTACATTAGTTTCTTTAGAACAAGCTG gcAGGTTGAACTGGTGGCATTCTAGGAAAATTGGTAGGAAGCTTTGGCCATTATCTACTACTGGAGATGGTAATTGTCTTCTTCATGCTGCATCATTAg gcatGTGGGGCTTTCACGACAGACTTTTAACACTACGGAAGGCTTTGCATTCTCTTCTTATGAATAGTTCCTATACAGATGCCTTTTATAGAAGATGGCGTTGGCAAACAGCTTTACAAAATAAAGAG GCTGGCTTAATATATTGTGAAGAAGAATGGGAAAGAGAATGGAAAAACCttttaaagttatcttcatcTGAACCAAGACAGTCTAGTATTCAAAGGAATTTGAGTGAACAGTCGTGCAGTTCTAG tgGTACACAAAGCAGTGATTACCAGTCTGAAGTCTACGAAAGTTTGGAAGAGATGCATGTTCTTGCTTTGGCTCATGTTCTGAAGAGAGCCATTATCATTATATCAGATACTGTATTAAAGGATGTCACTGGAGAACCTTTTGCTCCCATTCCTTTTGGTGGAATTTATTTACCTATAGAATGCCCAGCATCTGAATGCCATCGTTCACCACTGTGTCTTACTTTTGACTCTGCCCACTTCTCTGCCTTGGTTCCTATGGATGAAGAGAATGGTAATTCAGAGCTTCCTG ctaTAATACCAGTGACGGATCCAGACAACAAATTATTGCCTTTGCAATTTGCAGTTGATCCTGGTCCAGAAGTTCGTTGGAGTCAAGATGAGAATGATCCATGGGTTATTGCCAGATTAACTTTAACTGACAAAGAAAAACTCACACTGCTCAATGAATACttggatataaaaaatattgaagtgagTCCTGAAAATGGATCTACAGAGAAAACCACTTGTAAAGAAATGAATGGTCATTTAGCAGCAGCTAAATTTTATGACCCTTACGAGTCAGATGACAGCTCTTCTGATCATGGAATCTCCTGTACAGGTGGTAAGAGCAAGAAGAACAAAGCTGCTCGTCAGTTTCAGACTGTTGCCAAGCAGTTTGGTAGCATTGGACGAAGCATGAGTAAGAAATTGAAGCATATTGGGAATATGGCTCGTCGTGGAGGCTCCTTTAAGGGGGAAACAACAACGATCAAGAGAACTTCTGATACacttaaaaacaaaagaactttAAGCGGGCTTCCCATGATGTCTCGAACTGCTACAATTGATGGCAGCTTGAATCCAAGACAAGTTGTTGTGGCTGTTCTAAATACTGAAAAGAAACATGagtatcaaaagaaattaatacaaaattacctCACTTCTGCTATTAGTCGATATGagaatgataaaattcgaaaaaatggcACTTCCTACTGCCATAATGGCAAACTTCCTGCATTGCAGTGTATTAATCCAGGTTGTACCATGTATAGCTCTCCGTCAACTAGTTACTTGTGTTCAACATGTTATGCAAAGCAAAAAAATACAGAACTAGAGTTACTTCAAGGTCAGAAGAATATAGAAGTCATTAATGAAGGCCCACTTGTTGTGTCTGGTAAATCATCATTTTATACTGAAGTTGATAAAACTGTGAAAGAATCTGTTGAGAAATTGCCTGTTGCTGGGCGTCTACCAAATGGACcatcagaatataaaaattctctgttttatgataaatttcattgTGATAATGGGACATATCCTTCTTTAATTCCAGATCATAAGTGTCCATCTTCTGGCCTTGATTCACACTCAGTTCTTAAAACCATCGAAGAATCATCCTCAATAtaa
- the LOC129960717 gene encoding uncharacterized protein LOC129960717, which yields MAYVISKPTQANVSLTYLPETIVLPKTKETTVLDYFNKDTDFEGVYSMVKDAVDEGQTYPQETMDRDHFEQYYLSHDVFVMRHPIDQKIMGSFYVKPNFPGRSSHICNAGFLVNKEFRNRGIGEILFRKYLRIAKDLGYEGSFFNLVYETNSASVRICRKLGFKEIGTVPKAGKMKGLGYVNALQFYYDLTTVKESDWQISSS from the coding sequence atgGCTTACGTGATTTCAAAACCAACTCAAGCAAATGTTTCCCTGACTTACCTCCCAGAGACCATTGTTCTTCCGAAGACTAAGGAGACGACTGTGTTGGACTATTTCAACAAAGACACTGATTTCGAGGGTGTCTACTCCATGGTGAAAGATGCTGTCGATGAAGGTCAAACATACCCTCAAGAAACGATGGACAGAGACCACTTTGAGCAATATTACCTATCTCATGATGTATTTGTGATGCGTCACCCCATAGACCAAAAGATCATGGGTTCTTTCTACGTAAAGCCTAATTTTCCGGGCCGATCTTCCCACATCTGCAATGCTGGATTTTTAGTGAACAAGGAATTTAGGAACAGAGGCATTGGCGAAATTTTGTTCCGGAAGTATCTTCGAATCGCCAAAGATTTGGGATATGAGGGCAGTTTCTTCAATCTTGTGTATGAAACGAACAGCGCGTCGGTGAGAATTTGTAGAAAACTGGGATTTAAAGAGATCGGCACAGTTCCGAAAGCGGGAAAGATGAAAGGGCTTGGATATGTCAATGCCCTTCAGTTTTACTATGATCTGACCACAGTTAAAGAAAGTGACTGGCAGATATCTTCTTCATAG